In the genome of Gammaproteobacteria bacterium, the window GCAATCTCGCCAGCATCGTCAAATGCAAACCGGAGAGCCCCATGCCGGAGACCCTGAAGAACAGGATCGCGATCATCACCGGCGCCAGCCGCGGCATCGGTGCCGCGATCGCGCTGCGCTTCGCCGCCGAAGGCGCCAGCGTCGTCATCACCGCGCGCACCGTGCAAGCCGACGGCACGCTGCCCGGTTCGCTCGAGGAGACCGCCGCGCGCATCCGCGCCATCGGCGGCGAGTGCCACTGCGTGCAGGCGGACCTCGGCGATCCCGCGGATCGCGCCCGCATCGTGCCCGAGGCCATCGCACGTTTCGGCGGCGTCGATGTGCTGGTGAACAACGCGGCATGGGCCCGCTTTCGCCGCACCGTGAAGCAGACGGCAAAAGACACCCATCTCGCCTTCGAGATCAATTACTTCGCGCCGCTCGAACTCTCGCAGCAGGCGATCCCGAGCATGAACGAGCGCGGCGGCGGCTGGATCCTGAACCTCTCGAGCGCCACATCGAACCACCCTGCCCCGGCCCCCTATGACAGCGCAAACCGCTATCACCTGTTTCACGTGCACAGCGGACCCACCTTGTACGGATCCACCAAGGCCGCGCTGGAACGACTGTCGGCCGGACTCGCGGCGGAACTGGCGGACATGCGCATCGCGGTAAACACGCTCGCGCCGGTGGAAGCGGTTGAAAGCGAAGGCGCGCTCGAAACCGGGACCATCGACTCGCTCGCGCACATCGAGCCGGTGGAGGCGATGGCCGAGGCCGCGCTCGCGCTGTGCTCGCGACCGCAGGATCAGCTGTCGGGGCGTTGCGTGCTGAGCCTGCCGTTGCTGCGCGAACTGGGTGCGACGGTGCGCACGCTCGACGGCGGCAAACCGCTGGCGGGCTTCACGCTGTAACCGGCATTCGCCGCCGGTCTTGCGCGGCGCAGCGGATCACGGTGCAAAACCCGTGCAGCGGAGTGCCGCAGCCCATCAATCCGGATGATCGCGCGAGGGCACGCGGTAAAGCCATACCGCGAGCACCAGTCCCATCAGCGCCAGCGCCGCACGCAGCCGGGGAGGCTCGACAAAAAACACGATCGAGACCGTGAGCGTGCTGCTCATCAGCACGATGGCCACGATCTTGGTGCGCCACGGAATGCTGCCGTACTGCTGCCATTCGCTGATCATCGGGCCGAACAGCGCGTGCGCGAGCAGCCAGTCGTGGAAGCGGGTCGAGCCGCGCGCGAAGCAGGCTGCCGCCAGCAGCACGAACGGCGTGGTCGGCAGCACCGGCAGCACGACCCCGGCAATACCGAGGGCGAGGGCCGTGAATCCGAGCACCACGTACAGCGCACGCACGAAAGACGATTCATGCTCGGTCGATGTCATTCAGTTCCCGGTTGCAATGATGACGAATCCGCGACTCATCGATCGATGCTGATGTCGACGCGACTCAGCACGCCGTTGAACCGGCCCTCGTCGCGGTACTCGGTGCACACCGGCGTATCGGCATCGAAGCCGATGTCGAGGGTGTCGGTCATCTCGGGCAGCTTGGAGATGGTGCGGGCGATGCGACCGCGTGCGACCTCCCTGCCGTTCACGCCGATGCGTATCTCGCCGCCGGCGTTGACGCCGCCATCGGAAACGAACTGGTAGCTCAACACCGAGCTGCCCGCCGGCAGCTTCGCCGTGGCGGCCACGCGTGACTGGTCGCCGGCGAGCTGCGAAGCGGCCATCAGCGCAACCGGCACTCCATCTTTCACGAAGAAACTCCAGCCGCCGAATTTGCTGCCGAGCGCCAGCACCACGCCCGCCGCCTCGGCCGGCGTTTCGATCGCGGCGGTGATCGTGAACGAACGGTTCAGGATCGGCGCGGCATTGATCGCGGGAACGCTGACACCGGCTCCCCAGTAGGTGTAGCTGTCCGCCCGTCGATGCTGGCTCGCGGCGGCGAGAAAGCGCTCCATCGTCAGGCGGTTGTCGAGTGGCAGCACCTGGTTGCGTTGCGCCTCGCTCAGGAACAGCGCCTGCAATTGTTCGAGTTTTTGCGGCTGGGTAGCTGCCAGGTCCCGTGCCTGCGAGAAATCGGCGCGCAGATCGTAGAGCTCCCACACGTAGTCGCCAGGCAGCGCCGTGCTCCGCTCCCCGCTCCACGGCAGGGCGGGAGGCGTGGTGCTGGCCATCCAGCCATCGTGGTAGATCGCGCGGTTGCCCATCATCTCGAAATACTGGCTAACGTGACGCTCCGCCGCCTCCGGCGCATCGAAACTGTACACCAGGCTGACACCGTCGACCGGCTGTTGCGCGACCCCATTGACCATCGCGGGAGCCGTGATGCCTGCCGCTTCGAGAATGGTCGGTGCGATATCACTCACGTGGCTGAACTGCGAACGGATACCGCGCGCCCTGATGCGTTGCGGCCACGACACCACCATGCCGTTGCGGGTGCCGCCGAGGTGCGATGCGTACTGCTTGGCCAGACGGAACGGCGCGTTGGTCGCCCAGGTCCAGCCATAACCGAAGTTCGGCACGCTGTCCGGTCCGCCAAACTTGTCCAGATTCGCAGCAAGGACTTTCTCGCTCTCCTGCGTGCCGTTGGCGAAGTTCGACATCGGGTTCATGCTGCCGTGCATGCCGCCCTCGGCAGCCGCACCGTTGTCACCCTCGATGAAGATCACCAGCGTGGTGTCGCGCAGCCCCATGCGCTCGATCTCGTCGAGCAACCGCCCCACCTGCGCATCCTGGTAGGCGAGCATCGCCGCATACACTTCCATCATGCGCGCATTGATGCGCTTCTGTGCGGGCGTCAGATCCTTCCAGGCAGCGATCTGTTCAGGTCGCGGCGTATTGACGGCATCAGCGGGTATGATCCCAAGCTTTTTCTGACGCGCGACGGTATCGGCGCGAACCTGGTCGTAGCCCGCGTCGAACTGTCCGCGGAACTTCGCGATCCAGTCGGCGGGTGCCTGCAGCGGCGCGTGCGCGGTACCCGTCGCGTAGTACATGAAGAAAGGCTTGGCGGGCGCGGCCGCGTTCTGCTGGTGCAGCCAGGCGATCGCATCGTCGGCCAGCGCCTTGTCGAGCACGCCTTCCTTCAGTGTCGGGAGCGGAGTGATACCGCGATAGAGCGCGGGTGTGAACTGGTTGGTCTCGGCCGCCATGAAGCCGAAAAAGTACTCGAAGCCGAGTCCCGTGGGCCAGAGGTCGAAGGGGCCGGCCGCGGACACCTGCGCCTCGGGCGCGTTGTGGTGCTTGCCGAACATCGCGGTGTTGTAACCATTCTGGCGCAGCACCTCGGCAATGGTCGCCGCGCTCTTCGGCAGCAGGTTGTTGTAGCCCGGAAAGCCGGTCGAGAGGTTGGCGACGATGCCGTTGCCGACCGCATGATGATTGCGCCCGGTCAGCAGCGAGGCGCGCGTCGGCGAGCACATCGCGGTGGTGTGGAAGCGGTTGTAGCGCAGACCCTGCTCCGCCAGCTGATCGAGATTCGGCGTCGGGATCGGCCCGCCGAATGTGCTCGCCGCACCAAAGCCGACATCGTCGGTCATGATGAGCACGACGTTCGGCGCGCCCGCCGGTGCCGAGACCGGCGCGGGGAAGGCCGCGGTGGAATCGGCATAGCTGGTGCCGATCTTGCCGGTGAAGGGTTCGACCGGCCGCGGCAACACGGACTGCGCCATCGCGGGCGAGGCGGCGAGCACGAACAGCAACATGGCAACCCCGGTGCGCCAGACACACCGCGTCAGCGGTAGCGAAAAATCGGCATTCATGTGCATTTGCTCCTTCGTTTCTCGAGATCGGAATCGGGTTCGCCTTGCGTCATCTGCCCGCAAGGTGCCGCGTTGCATTAACCGGGTATTTCGTCCAGTTCATCCCACAGCGGACCGAGCAGGGCGCGGAACAGCACTTCATCGGAATACATGCGCTCGCCCGACAGGCGCTCCTCGCCAAAAGTCAGGATCGCGATGATCCGGTGCGAGGTGGTTTCGCCGGCGTGCGGATGCTCGAGGGAGAGGGTGAATTCCTGGACCACACCCACGTCGCCGATCCATTCGCCGTGCTGTTCCACGTCAACGATCCGCGGCATCGCATTGGCCACGAAATGCTCGTAGTAGCGACGCGTGTTGTTCATGCCCGACAGCCGGCGACCCACGGGGTAGAAGTCGTAGACCGGCTCGCCCTCGAGTGTCGCCAGGATGCCCTCGAGGTCACCGTTGGTTTCGGTTGCGACATGCCGGGCAGCTGCCATCACCAGTTGCAGCAGGGACTTTGTCATGGTCGGTATCCTCGGGTTGTGATTGGTGGACGGTGCCTGTTGATCAGCGTCGCTTTCAGCTTTCGAAAAACGCGTTGCCGGTGATCACCGGAGTGTTGGTCCACGAGCCGTCGGGAGCGCGGTACCAGCCTCCCGCCGCCAGCGCACCGCCGTCGACGTGAAGCGTGGTACCCGTGACCCATGCCGCATGCGGACTGGCCAGGAACAGCGCCGCGCCCGCCATGTCCTCGGGCGTGCCAAAGCGACCGAGCGGTATCCAGCGCTTCTTGTCCTCGGCGAAGCGGGGCGAGATGATATCTTCGATGGGCAACTGCGGGGTGTGGGTCGTCTCGGGTGCGATCAGGTTCACGCGGATGCCTTCCGGCGCCAGTTCCAGCGCGAGGCTCCTGGTGAAGCCGGTCACCGCCGCCTTGAGGGCCCCGTAAACGGCCCCCGTGGGATTGCCGCGAAAGCCCTCGATCGAGGAGATGCCGACGATGCTGGCGCCCGGAGCGCCACGGCGCAACAGCGGGATCATCTGCCG includes:
- a CDS encoding SDR family NAD(P)-dependent oxidoreductase, with the translated sequence MPETLKNRIAIITGASRGIGAAIALRFAAEGASVVITARTVQADGTLPGSLEETAARIRAIGGECHCVQADLGDPADRARIVPEAIARFGGVDVLVNNAAWARFRRTVKQTAKDTHLAFEINYFAPLELSQQAIPSMNERGGGWILNLSSATSNHPAPAPYDSANRYHLFHVHSGPTLYGSTKAALERLSAGLAAELADMRIAVNTLAPVEAVESEGALETGTIDSLAHIEPVEAMAEAALALCSRPQDQLSGRCVLSLPLLRELGATVRTLDGGKPLAGFTL
- a CDS encoding YbaN family protein; this encodes MTSTEHESSFVRALYVVLGFTALALGIAGVVLPVLPTTPFVLLAAACFARGSTRFHDWLLAHALFGPMISEWQQYGSIPWRTKIVAIVLMSSTLTVSIVFFVEPPRLRAALALMGLVLAVWLYRVPSRDHPD
- a CDS encoding arylsulfatase, whose product is MHMNADFSLPLTRCVWRTGVAMLLFVLAASPAMAQSVLPRPVEPFTGKIGTSYADSTAAFPAPVSAPAGAPNVVLIMTDDVGFGAASTFGGPIPTPNLDQLAEQGLRYNRFHTTAMCSPTRASLLTGRNHHAVGNGIVANLSTGFPGYNNLLPKSAATIAEVLRQNGYNTAMFGKHHNAPEAQVSAAGPFDLWPTGLGFEYFFGFMAAETNQFTPALYRGITPLPTLKEGVLDKALADDAIAWLHQQNAAAPAKPFFMYYATGTAHAPLQAPADWIAKFRGQFDAGYDQVRADTVARQKKLGIIPADAVNTPRPEQIAAWKDLTPAQKRINARMMEVYAAMLAYQDAQVGRLLDEIERMGLRDTTLVIFIEGDNGAAAEGGMHGSMNPMSNFANGTQESEKVLAANLDKFGGPDSVPNFGYGWTWATNAPFRLAKQYASHLGGTRNGMVVSWPQRIRARGIRSQFSHVSDIAPTILEAAGITAPAMVNGVAQQPVDGVSLVYSFDAPEAAERHVSQYFEMMGNRAIYHDGWMASTTPPALPWSGERSTALPGDYVWELYDLRADFSQARDLAATQPQKLEQLQALFLSEAQRNQVLPLDNRLTMERFLAAASQHRRADSYTYWGAGVSVPAINAAPILNRSFTITAAIETPAEAAGVVLALGSKFGGWSFFVKDGVPVALMAASQLAGDQSRVAATAKLPAGSSVLSYQFVSDGGVNAGGEIRIGVNGREVARGRIARTISKLPEMTDTLDIGFDADTPVCTEYRDEGRFNGVLSRVDISIDR
- a CDS encoding nuclear transport factor 2 family protein; protein product: MTKSLLQLVMAAARHVATETNGDLEGILATLEGEPVYDFYPVGRRLSGMNNTRRYYEHFVANAMPRIVDVEQHGEWIGDVGVVQEFTLSLEHPHAGETTSHRIIAILTFGEERLSGERMYSDEVLFRALLGPLWDELDEIPG
- a CDS encoding SDR family oxidoreductase, which produces MFDFSDRTVLVTGGGAGIGRAIALGFGKSGAKVAVAEIDATRADAVRAELEAAGVDALVVEADVTLEADVRNVAARIESRFGALDVLVNNVGDYMGVIGSFADISNEDIARLYAVNLNQMFLVTRQMIPLLRRGAPGASIVGISSIEGFRGNPTGAVYGALKAAVTGFTRSLALELAPEGIRVNLIAPETTHTPQLPIEDIISPRFAEDKKRWIPLGRFGTPEDMAGAALFLASPHAAWVTGTTLHVDGGALAAGGWYRAPDGSWTNTPVITGNAFFES